One genomic window of Streptomonospora nanhaiensis includes the following:
- a CDS encoding WhiB family transcriptional regulator codes for MDWRHHAACRDEDPELFFPIGNSGPAVLQIEEAKAVCRSCPVSAACLRWALETGQDGGVWGGMSEDERRALKRRRTPVGAMLRA; via the coding sequence ATGGACTGGCGCCACCACGCCGCCTGCCGTGACGAGGACCCCGAACTGTTCTTCCCCATCGGCAACTCCGGTCCGGCCGTGCTCCAGATCGAAGAGGCCAAGGCCGTGTGCCGCTCCTGTCCGGTGAGTGCCGCGTGTCTGCGCTGGGCGCTGGAGACCGGCCAGGACGGCGGTGTCTGGGGCGGCATGAGCGAGGACGAACGCCGCGCGCTGAAGCGCCGCCGCACCCCCGTGGGAGCCATGCTCCGCGCCTGA
- a CDS encoding sensor histidine kinase, producing the protein MPHLSDLIRRYTALKTADLEWFHSLVSDWQLLADLSFADLVLWVRLRDDTGWVAVSQMRPTTGPTAFQDDLVETVLRDGDVTEIAAPPEPTRVSGRRGLIDRAWTEGRICREGDPDWSGGVPVREETIPVRRDGKLIGVIQRSTNLSSARTPSRLELTYLQSASDLAQMIAEGAFPFSDQGPLMVRSPRVGDGLLRLDQDGEVVYASPNALSAYRRLGLTADLVGTRLAQTTLELAAAGDARDESLTWTAGGRVPQEAEVEARGSTIQLRSIPLVVGGVRIGALVMVRDVTELRRRERELMTKDATIREIHHRVKNNLQTVAALLRLQSRRLHVPEGRAALDEAVRRVGSIAIVHEMLSHTPDEIVDFDDIADRVIEMAAEVSSTEAAVVPRRSGHFGLLSALVATPLSMVLTELVQNAVEHGLSYGPGRIEVRAQRVDPPLDAEGRGGRLLIEVTDDGGGLPDDFDMESTASLGLQIVRTLVVGELGGSLEVKPREDGGTRVAIELPVEHHTASLP; encoded by the coding sequence GTGCCTCACCTCAGTGATCTCATCCGACGCTATACGGCGCTCAAGACCGCCGATCTGGAGTGGTTCCACTCCCTGGTGTCGGACTGGCAGCTCCTGGCCGACCTCTCCTTCGCCGACCTGGTGCTCTGGGTGCGGCTGCGCGACGACACCGGGTGGGTGGCGGTCTCGCAGATGCGCCCGACCACGGGCCCCACGGCCTTCCAGGACGACCTGGTCGAGACCGTGCTGCGCGACGGCGACGTGACCGAGATCGCGGCGCCGCCCGAGCCCACCAGGGTGTCCGGCCGGCGCGGCCTGATCGACCGCGCCTGGACCGAGGGCCGCATCTGCCGCGAGGGCGACCCCGACTGGTCGGGCGGGGTCCCGGTGCGCGAGGAGACCATCCCGGTGCGCCGCGACGGCAAGCTGATCGGGGTGATCCAGCGCAGTACCAACCTCAGCTCGGCGCGCACGCCCAGCCGGCTGGAGCTGACCTACCTGCAGAGCGCCAGCGACCTCGCGCAGATGATCGCCGAGGGGGCCTTCCCCTTCAGCGACCAGGGGCCGCTGATGGTGCGCTCGCCCCGCGTGGGCGACGGCCTGCTGCGGCTGGACCAGGACGGCGAGGTGGTCTACGCCAGCCCCAACGCGCTGTCGGCCTACCGGCGCCTGGGCCTGACCGCCGACCTGGTGGGCACCCGGCTGGCCCAGACCACGCTGGAGCTGGCGGCGGCCGGCGACGCCCGCGACGAGTCGCTGACCTGGACCGCCGGCGGCCGCGTGCCCCAGGAGGCCGAGGTCGAGGCGCGCGGGTCCACCATCCAGCTGCGCTCCATCCCGCTGGTGGTGGGCGGTGTGCGGATCGGCGCGCTGGTCATGGTCCGCGACGTCACCGAGCTGCGGCGGCGCGAACGCGAGCTGATGACCAAGGACGCCACCATCCGCGAGATCCACCACCGGGTGAAGAACAACCTGCAGACGGTGGCGGCGCTGCTGCGGCTCCAGTCGCGGCGGCTGCACGTGCCCGAGGGGCGGGCCGCCCTGGACGAGGCGGTGCGCCGGGTGGGCTCCATCGCCATCGTGCACGAGATGCTGTCGCACACCCCCGACGAGATCGTCGACTTCGACGACATCGCCGACCGGGTGATCGAGATGGCGGCCGAGGTGTCCTCCACCGAGGCCGCCGTGGTGCCGCGCCGCTCGGGCCACTTCGGGCTGCTGTCGGCGCTGGTGGCCACCCCGCTGTCGATGGTGCTCACCGAGCTGGTGCAGAATGCCGTGGAGCACGGGCTGTCCTACGGCCCCGGGCGGATCGAGGTCCGCGCCCAGCGCGTGGACCCCCCGCTCGACGCCGAGGGGAGGGGCGGCCGGCTGCTGATCGAGGTCACCGACGACGGGGGAGGGCTGCCCGACGACTTCGACATGGAGAGCACGGCCAGCCTGGGCCTGCAGATCGTGCGGACGCTGGTCGTCGGCGAGCTGGGCGGCTCACTGGAGGTCAAGCCGCGCGAGGACGGCGGCACCCGGGTGGCCATCGAGCTGCCGGTGGAGCACCACACCGCGTCGCTGCCCTAG
- a CDS encoding GntR family transcriptional regulator, translating to MTGQRTLEDGHRVPKYYQVKKLLLELIEAMPAGNPVPPERALAAQFGTSRTTVRQALTEMVVEGRLLRIQGKGTFVAKPKVAQVLQLTSYTQEMRSHGLHPATRILDVSYINADDQLAELLAIRSGGRVLRIERLRLANGEPMAVETAHLAARRFPGLRRQLDRYASLYEALASAYEVRLVEAEATIETVLATPNEARLLGVDVGLPLVLHCQHSFDGEGHPVEWVRSLYRGDRYKFVTRLRPPEVE from the coding sequence GTGACGGGTCAGCGAACGCTCGAAGACGGTCACCGAGTTCCAAAGTACTACCAGGTCAAGAAGCTGCTCCTGGAACTCATCGAGGCCATGCCGGCCGGCAACCCGGTCCCGCCGGAGCGCGCGCTCGCGGCCCAGTTCGGCACCTCGCGCACAACCGTGCGCCAGGCGCTGACCGAGATGGTGGTCGAGGGCCGGCTGCTGCGCATCCAGGGCAAGGGCACGTTCGTGGCCAAGCCCAAGGTCGCCCAGGTGCTCCAGCTCACCAGCTACACCCAGGAGATGCGCTCCCACGGGCTGCACCCGGCCACCCGCATCCTCGACGTGAGCTACATCAACGCCGACGACCAGCTGGCCGAGCTGCTGGCGATCCGCTCGGGCGGGCGGGTGCTGCGCATCGAGCGGCTGCGGCTGGCCAACGGCGAGCCCATGGCGGTGGAGACCGCCCACCTGGCGGCCCGGCGCTTTCCGGGCCTGCGCCGCCAGCTCGACCGCTACGCCTCGCTGTACGAGGCGCTGGCCAGCGCCTACGAGGTCCGCCTGGTCGAGGCCGAGGCCACCATCGAGACCGTGCTGGCCACCCCCAACGAGGCGCGGCTGCTGGGCGTGGACGTCGGCCTGCCCCTGGTGCTGCACTGCCAGCACAGCTTCGACGGCGAGGGCCACCCGGTGGAGTGGGTGCGCTCGCTCTACCGCGGCGACCGGTACAAGTTCGTCACCCGGCTGCGCCCGCCCGAGGTGGAGTGA
- a CDS encoding biotin/lipoyl-binding carrier protein has protein sequence MAEIRAEMVANVFKVNAAEGDRVDEGDTLFVLESMKMEVPVQVEDPGRVISIQVDEGDVVQEGDLLAVVES, from the coding sequence ATGGCCGAGATCCGCGCCGAGATGGTGGCGAACGTCTTCAAGGTGAACGCGGCCGAGGGCGACCGCGTGGACGAAGGCGACACCCTGTTCGTTCTGGAGTCCATGAAGATGGAGGTCCCGGTCCAGGTCGAGGACCCCGGCCGGGTCATCAGCATCCAGGTGGACGAGGGCGACGTCGTGCAGGAGGGCGACCTGCTGGCGGTCGTGGAGTCCTGA
- a CDS encoding acetolactate synthase: MPTPPPSPPTPFHGRLSGHGGTHAVEVARHHGIDTMFTLSGGHVFPLYDGAVKPEPTMRLLDVRHEQTAVFAAEAVGKLTRRAGLAVVTAGPGVTNVVSGVATAHFNGSPLVVVGGRAPDGRWGQGLLQELDQPPLLETITKRAWTVHATDGIGAAVDEAAMLANTAHRGPVFLDIPMDRLYDQAETDLAGAPAPADRTPDPEAVAEVARLLSEAERPVLVYGSDVWLDGAERAALEAAEELGVPVVTNGQGRGVLPGGHPLLASRARGAALGRADLVVVVGTPLDFRLGHGLFGGRDGAPPAKVVHVADSPAQLTRHMTPVAAVSGDLSAALRGIAEAAKPTAAAARWRAEIAEAAAAAVAADAEALASDADPIHPARVYGELNRLLDDDAVVIGDGGDFVSYAGKYIEPKHPGQWLDPGPFGCLGTGMGYSIAARLSRPSSQVVTLLGDGAAGFSLMDVDTLVRHRLPVVMVCGNNGIWGLEKAPMQMIYGYDVIAELTPQTRYDEVVRALGGGGELVTDPAEIGPALRRAFDSGVPYLVNIATDPGNVYPRKTMGV, encoded by the coding sequence ATGCCCACGCCGCCGCCCTCCCCGCCGACCCCTTTCCACGGCCGCCTGTCCGGCCACGGCGGCACACACGCCGTCGAGGTCGCCCGCCACCACGGCATCGACACGATGTTCACCCTCAGCGGCGGCCACGTCTTCCCGCTCTACGACGGCGCGGTGAAGCCCGAGCCCACCATGCGGCTGCTGGACGTCCGCCACGAGCAGACCGCGGTGTTCGCGGCCGAGGCCGTCGGCAAGCTCACCCGCCGCGCCGGCCTGGCCGTGGTGACCGCCGGCCCGGGGGTCACCAACGTCGTCAGCGGCGTGGCCACCGCCCACTTCAACGGCTCGCCGCTGGTGGTGGTCGGCGGCCGGGCCCCTGACGGCCGGTGGGGGCAGGGCCTGCTGCAGGAACTGGACCAGCCGCCGCTGCTGGAGACCATCACCAAGCGCGCCTGGACCGTGCACGCCACCGACGGGATCGGCGCGGCCGTGGACGAGGCCGCCATGCTGGCCAACACCGCGCACCGCGGCCCGGTCTTCCTCGACATCCCCATGGACCGGCTCTACGACCAGGCCGAGACCGACCTCGCCGGCGCCCCCGCGCCCGCCGACCGCACCCCCGACCCCGAGGCCGTCGCCGAGGTCGCCCGGCTGCTGAGCGAGGCCGAGCGCCCGGTGCTCGTCTACGGCTCCGACGTCTGGCTCGACGGCGCCGAGCGGGCCGCCCTGGAGGCCGCCGAGGAACTGGGGGTGCCGGTCGTCACCAACGGCCAGGGCCGCGGCGTGCTCCCGGGCGGCCACCCGCTGCTGGCCAGCCGCGCGCGCGGCGCCGCGCTGGGCCGCGCCGACCTCGTGGTGGTCGTGGGCACCCCGCTGGACTTCCGGCTGGGCCACGGCCTGTTCGGCGGCAGGGACGGCGCGCCGCCGGCCAAGGTGGTGCACGTGGCCGACTCCCCCGCCCAGCTCACCCGGCACATGACCCCGGTGGCCGCGGTGTCCGGCGACCTGTCGGCGGCGCTGCGCGGGATCGCCGAGGCCGCCAAGCCCACGGCGGCGGCGGCCCGCTGGCGCGCCGAGATCGCCGAGGCGGCGGCAGCGGCCGTCGCCGCCGACGCCGAGGCCCTGGCCAGCGACGCCGACCCCATCCACCCGGCGCGCGTCTACGGCGAACTGAACCGGCTGCTGGACGACGACGCGGTCGTGATCGGCGACGGCGGCGACTTCGTCTCCTACGCCGGCAAGTACATCGAGCCCAAGCACCCCGGCCAGTGGCTGGACCCCGGCCCGTTCGGCTGCCTGGGCACCGGCATGGGCTACTCCATCGCCGCCCGGCTGTCGCGGCCCTCCTCCCAGGTCGTGACCCTGCTGGGCGACGGCGCCGCCGGGTTCTCGCTGATGGACGTCGACACCCTGGTGCGCCACCGGCTGCCGGTGGTGATGGTGTGCGGCAACAACGGCATCTGGGGCCTGGAGAAGGCGCCCATGCAGATGATCTACGGCTACGACGTGATCGCCGAACTGACCCCCCAGACCCGCTACGACGAGGTCGTGCGGGCCCTGGGCGGCGGCGGCGAACTGGTCACCGACCCCGCCGAGATCGGCCCGGCCCTGCGCCGCGCGTTCGACTCCGGGGTGCCCTACCTGGTCAACATCGCCACCGACCCCGGCAACGTCTACCCGCGCAAGACCATGGGGGTCTAG
- a CDS encoding thioesterase family protein yields MAITEGLRGAAELRVGAEDTAAALGSGDVDVLGTPRALALAEAATVAALTGRLAEGETTVGTEVALSHLAASPVGAVVRAEARLRLVDGRRLVFDVALAHPDGRAVARGTVERVVVNRARFTAGARA; encoded by the coding sequence ATGGCCATCACCGAAGGACTCCGGGGCGCCGCCGAACTGCGGGTGGGCGCCGAGGACACCGCCGCCGCCCTGGGCAGCGGAGACGTCGACGTGCTGGGCACCCCGCGCGCGCTCGCGCTGGCCGAGGCCGCCACGGTGGCCGCCCTCACCGGCCGCCTCGCCGAGGGCGAGACCACGGTGGGCACCGAGGTCGCGCTGTCGCACCTGGCGGCCTCGCCCGTGGGCGCCGTGGTCCGCGCCGAGGCGCGGCTGCGCCTGGTCGACGGCCGGCGCCTGGTCTTCGACGTCGCCCTGGCCCATCCCGACGGCCGCGCGGTGGCGCGCGGCACGGTCGAGCGGGTGGTGGTGAACCGCGCCCGGTTCACCGCCGGGGCCCGCGCCTAG